taattttcatatttgtaattatgcaTTATCATGCAAGATggaatacattataataaatccaTTTAATTTTGCTCTTATCGTTTTATAAATCCATTTATTCATACCATCTTACACCtcatatattaacattatctCACGCAAATGATATCACATGACAATTTtactcaaataaatttatgatcaATCGATATGCGATTCGCATGTAGAGGCTCAAAAATAAGTGTTTAAcgtccaaaataaaaaaaagccgcgaaaattgcaattacattacATAACCTAATCTAATCATATCACGTGTGGAAATTTCTGTGCCTTTTCTCGACTTACGTATTTATGCtcgtttttctttattcaaccCATAGCTGTGGGGTACCTGCGTCAACCGGAACTTCAGGTATCGTCGTAACGATACCGAAGATTATCCTCGGCACTCGTTACTTTACACGATTATTGTTACTTGCAATGTCAATCGTCGCCATATTATTTACAGCTGATTGATGATTGATCATGATTGATGTTCACCATGTATACCTAttcttttattgaattttattgtactttcTATACGTAGAAtccatagaaaaaaatatatatataaatttaaaaaaaatattttcataaacttaaaaacttaaaataaaaaacatataattaaaaaatacgctttttattttttatatctttttatttttgtttgcattatattttattgcacgctaattttgatttaatgtaATCTTATAAAAGATTCATACTGTTGtatccaattaaaatttttcattttatcaacaaatatgacattaataaaatctctaaagaatacatttttctattggaTCAGAATATTGAACTCTATAACATGCTGAACATcgattatgtaatttttccctAGAAACGGaaacatgaaaaatgaaaacttttatgtgaatttgacaattttattcggcgaattcaaaaaatgaaataaaatttcgtgaaattttcacttttcactTTTCAGTGTGCGGTCGGTTACTCGTTGCTCGTGTCTTGAATCTGGCAACTCTGACTTGAAATCGTTGATATGCGTTGGTCAACATGTGCGTTCGACGATGTGTCGCTCTTTCGCGCCAGTTTCAAccaatttcatattttactgatattagtttttatttttaataatattagtataaaaaatatacgatttaattaaaaatgaagttCAAATGCAGAATGATGGACGCAGGTGTCATGCGGGATTTTACaagtaaaattagaattttatgttctaacctttttagatattttggaaatgttgatcttgatattttgtttattatctatttagcttcattaaatataatctgttattttagatattgttAACACTATATCACAAATGGCGAAATATTGTGTTCTGCGATTGACACCAGATGAATTATGTTTCAATGTCGGTGACGAACGAACACCTGTGCTATGGGCTGTATTTTCTCAACAATATTTCTTCACAGAGTATGTTATGAGTGGAGTGTCGGaggaagaaaatgtaatttaccTGGAATTTGAGGCTTCAATGTTTGCTAGAAGTTTAAACAGCCTAAAAGCGACAGCAAAAAGTGTTAAAATTAAGTTAACAAATAAGCGGCAACCTTGCCTGACATTTGATATTGATTTATCTTCCCTGTCTATTGACTCTCGACAATGTACACACGACGTGCCTGTGAAACTCATATCGCGCAAGGAATGGCCAGAACACAAAATGCCAGATATTTTAGAgtttgatgtatatatatgataataatatacttcATAAATATGTGTACCCAATGTAGTAATTATCTAATaagactaaaattttattttagatatcaATAGAAATACCACAGCTAAAGCGTCTACGACATATTGTAGatagaatgaaaaatatgagttCACAATTGATTATAAGTGCCAATAAACGTGGTGAATTGACATTAAAGATTGAAGTGGATTTTGCTACTGTAACTACTTACTTTAAAAACTTACAAGTGTTGGAAAACAGACTAGAAGAGGCTAGTGATATCTGTGCGATTGTAAGTGTAAAGAAATTGGCAATGTTTTTGAATTGGGACATTCTCCATCCAGACAgtgttaaatgtaatatactGCAAGAGAAGATGGTAAAATTAACTTTGGATGCAGGAGATTATATTAAGATACATTACTTTATACCAGCCATTATTTCTTAAGCAATGAGAAAAATGTGTCAatcatgtataatattatttaattacaaaatatatgtacatatttttcaccTTTTCATTCGTACATTTATCAATTCACACTTTCtactttttgttaaatatttaattttattatacattcacaaaaaataattcctacagtttacatataaaataattataagctaAATGTAAATTCTGTTCACTCTCTTGCTCAAATGCTCTATTATTTCCTTCAAATCCTCCTACatacattttaattgcatatCGAGATTCTCTGACAAACAACACGCGTATTCTCGATCAGAATCCGAGACAGAAAGAGACgctaaattctttttctaatgTACTAGACATTCTTGTATATCTTTTTGCTGCGCAATCTGAACagtatatttcatataattaaaatgggctaattaatgttatgttaattaagataatttattaatttatacgcTATCAATAAAACTTACGACATAGTTTAAGTCATAATTTCATAGTCTAATTGTTGTTGTTCAATTTTCACTCTTTCAATCTCTCACCTCTTGATTCAATGTCACTATTTTCTCTCCGTTTGTTATCAACAATTTATCCCAAGCATTAACCTATGTTGCTTGATTCACAAATCCTTTTTCTTGTTCCTCTAAAGTCCATTTATTAATCGATTCCTCCAGTTGATTGAAATTAGTCCCTGGTTGAATGCCAGTTGCAGAACTAACACTGCAATACAATATAGCAAaagtttcataatttttaaattaatgataaataataacggTTGGAAATCTTAACAGATTAATTGTAATcagcatattaaaaattaaaaaaaaattaaaattttttttttaatttgtataattaaacttattgttacttgaaaatgttaagaactattattgcaaaaattttatgatcaagtaaatttttacttacgTAGTTGTGGTTTTCAATGAAGTACGAGTAGAGGGTGCTATTAAACTTGCTGAAGTAGTAACCGAAGTTGTTTTGCTCAAAGAAAATCCTGTAGTAGTACTAGTAGTAGTTGTTCCACCTCCAAAACTACAATCTGGCGTTGTGGTTGTTGCAAGAGAAAATCCCATAGTTGCAGGTGTAGATATTTTTGCAAGATCAAAAGAGAGTCTTGAAACTGTTGCACTGTTTGTCAGAGTTGTAAAACTTGCCAGACTATTTGCTGTAGATATGGATGTTGTTGTCGCTGTTATGCTAGTGCCAAGACTAAATCCAGTTCCAGTAGTCATGATAGTTGGAGTACCAAATATCAAACCAGTAAGTCCTTGCagatataaaagttatatcactatattaaaatgcaGATGGGTAAAGACTAAAAAAGGGCGATTTcgactaaattaatttaaccaACAAAACTGccaataacaaaatttttaaccaattataattcattgtttctaataaaaatccTCTCTCCATTGTGCAATGCTAAGTGAAGCAACAtacatacattaattattgatcAAGTTAATTTTGGTCATAATCACGTAAAATCGAGACACAACCAAGTAATTCGATTCAACAAGTGATTCGACGAGGAAAAAATGCAGAGACTCAACTCTACTGAATAATTTCTTCTGAATTAAAAGTGTGAAAAAGGGAAATGTTTCCTATTTTTTAACGTACCCTGTTGTAGATTTTAGGATTCCAGATAGTCCAGTATCTTACTACATCGTATACTCGACGTTATTATTGGTATTCACCCATTGAACTCTAGATGGCGTTGTTtcgctttttttaataatagcgttttcgattatacaggatttgaacgacccagggttggttaatgacgtcattgcaacctctccaccaatgagggtaccgtcacatacagcccgtaatccgtaatccgcaccggaagtccgcaaaagttactaggtatttcgtccgtaacaCGGActaaggccggcgtcacatagaacccgtaatccgtaatccgcaccggaagtccgcaaaagttactaaggattgcgtccgtaacgttacgtgtgttttttctccttgtgtcccatggagccgtaaatacacacgtaacggtattactattttttatttaacagattataagtatttatttgtattttattcataagaaaactacagaatatattataattttaacaaaaattttaattaaatcgtcaaatttagttaaataaataaaattaaaaaaagcattactagtaataactagtaacttttagtaacttttacggaaatttcatggaattacggctccatgggacacaaggagataaaacacacgtaacgttacggacgcaattcttagtaacttttgcggacttccggtgcggattacggattacgggttctatgtgacgccggcctaagggtgccgtcacatacagcccgtaatccgtaatccgcaccgaaagtctgcaaaagttactaggtatttcgtccgtaacgttacgtgtgtttttatctccttgtgtcccatggagccgtaattccatgaaatttccgtaaaagttactacaagttactagttattactagtaatgctttttctaattttatttatttaactaaatttgacgatttaattaaaacttttgttaaaatcataatatattctgtagttttcttatgaataaaatacaaataaacaattataatctgttaaataaaaaatagtactaccgttacgtctgtatttacggctccatgggacacaaggagataaaaacacacgtaacgttacggacgaaatacctagtaacttttgcggacttccggtgcggattacggattacggactatatgtgacggcaccctaaggccggcgtcacatagaacccgtaatccgtaatccgcaccgaaagtccgcaaaagttactagggattgcgtccgtaacgttacgtgtgttttatctccttgtgtcccatggagccgtaattccatgaaatttccgtaaaagttactaaaagttactagttattactagtaatgctttttttaattttatttatttaactaaatttgacga
This window of the Linepithema humile isolate Giens D197 chromosome 1, Lhum_UNIL_v1.0, whole genome shotgun sequence genome carries:
- the LOC105668879 gene encoding checkpoint protein HUS1-like, with protein sequence MKFKCRMMDAGVMRDFTNIVNTISQMAKYCVLRLTPDELCFNVGDERTPVLWAVFSQQYFFTEYVMSGVSEEENVIYLEFEASMFARSLNSLKATAKSVKIKLTNKRQPCLTFDIDLSSLSIDSRQCTHDVPVKLISRKEWPEHKMPDILEFDISIEIPQLKRLRHIVDRMKNMSSQLIISANKRGELTLKIEVDFATVTTYFKNLQVLENRLEEASDICAIVSVKKLAMFLNWDILHPDSVKCNILQEKMVKLTLDAGDYIKIHYFIPAIIS